One window of Planctomycetaceae bacterium genomic DNA carries:
- a CDS encoding TIM barrel protein produces MSHGSPKLHNAMWPGLVGKGDGEGQEPPISLQRMLELTAAANVDGQKFDGIDYFLFHPHTDPDASEDDLRRIADQIASFGFSVGSLVAPIWPGTVGDSAMGCPVQRAKFILAVKKACRIARIFNEHGVRQYGVIRIDSAEFGVNAWRENAAANTKTIAATFREAATIAAANGERLAAEGEICWAGMHSWKDMLDLLEAVDMPGSLGFQCDLAHTYLYLLGYNAPEHALVKEGYSEDEFYAAYKTMTDKLRPWTIDFHVAQNDGQVHGAGSHDKTGKHCPADDPNGKLDIVKCAGYWLEGAADRGIRHICWDGCMFPNATLENPATWNTILDTMIKVRNAHGWQ; encoded by the coding sequence ATGTCCCATGGATCTCCAAAACTTCACAATGCAATGTGGCCCGGTTTGGTCGGCAAAGGCGACGGTGAAGGTCAGGAACCACCAATCAGTCTGCAACGCATGCTTGAGCTGACGGCAGCGGCCAATGTGGATGGTCAGAAATTTGACGGCATCGACTACTTCCTTTTTCACCCGCACACGGATCCGGATGCCAGCGAGGATGATCTTCGTCGCATTGCAGACCAGATCGCATCCTTCGGTTTTTCCGTCGGTTCGCTGGTGGCTCCGATTTGGCCCGGTACCGTTGGCGATTCCGCCATGGGTTGCCCGGTTCAACGTGCGAAATTCATTCTGGCGGTAAAGAAAGCCTGCCGCATCGCCCGGATTTTTAATGAACACGGTGTACGCCAGTATGGCGTGATCCGGATTGATTCGGCGGAGTTCGGTGTAAACGCATGGCGGGAAAACGCGGCCGCCAACACAAAGACGATCGCTGCAACGTTTCGTGAAGCTGCCACCATCGCCGCAGCCAATGGAGAACGACTTGCAGCCGAAGGGGAAATCTGCTGGGCTGGCATGCACAGCTGGAAGGATATGCTCGACCTGCTGGAAGCTGTCGACATGCCGGGCTCCCTCGGCTTCCAGTGTGATCTGGCTCACACCTACCTGTATCTCCTTGGCTACAACGCGCCGGAGCATGCACTGGTTAAAGAAGGCTATAGTGAAGACGAATTCTATGCAGCCTACAAGACCATGACAGACAAGCTCCGTCCGTGGACAATCGACTTTCACGTCGCGCAGAATGACGGCCAGGTCCACGGAGCGGGCTCTCATGACAAAACCGGCAAGCACTGCCCGGCCGACGACCCCAATGGCAAGCTGGACATCGTCAAGTGCGCCGGGTACTGGCTGGAAGGCGCAGCCGATCGCGGGATCAGGCATATCTGCTGGGACGGCTGTATGTTTCCGAATGCAACGCTCGAAAACCCAGCCACCTGGAACACTATCCTTGACACCATGATCAAAGTTCGAAACGCCCACGGCTGGCAGTAA